The Topomyia yanbarensis strain Yona2022 chromosome 3, ASM3024719v1, whole genome shotgun sequence nucleotide sequence acaagaatcgaaaataattttatatatggacttagatgcgtttttgcagcGGTTTTTTGAGTGGTAATGTACTCATAAATAAGTTTTGCAGTATGTATTAACAGAATCAAATtaggataggctgagtgaaaatgaatcacatggaatctatgaacgtaaataataaattttcgttgagCTTTCCATCGATTCGCGTAAATTTGTCACTAAGAAAGATTTAGTCTTTGCACAACGAAaacacagattgctatcatgcacgCATGCAACCGCAAACAAATTAGGtatacacattcgcctcaaacattgaacccaagcaaACGGTGTACAGTTGTACAATGTTCGAATCAAACAGCGGTGTGAGTACATCGCTTCTGTACACGAATGGAAGCTACACACCAAGCAAAATgggtcaacgctagtgatgatgggtgGAGCGAAACAGGCAACTAGTAGCACGACACAATACTAACCTTGTTTGCACATTGAGCTCGATTGTATAAGCGATTCTGTGCACGTGGTTTATACGAATTAATGCGTTCGAGATTGCACATAAAATGTGTGCTTAAAACGAGAGCAGCACAAGGGAAAGCATGGTGTTTGATCGGACAAGCGCAGTCGTGTGTTGAACGGCACTGCGTAGCGTACCTCCGCAGCCAGTGTAGTGGACTTATCTGTTTACTACACGGGCTGTGGAAACACTCAGCGCAGTGCTTAGCCTACCGTTCAACAGGTAACTGAGGTTGTTCGACCAATtctgttctttaaatagtcgatgattaCTATCGTGCTAGGTTTGTGAAGCGCTAGCTTCTGTATGTAAATGCATGGTATTTTGACTATGTTATacagtatttttttaatatcactatatcaaaaatctaagggtttatctattgaaatttgttcttagaagaatttttgAGCGATATTTGCAAGCATTTCGAAAACGTattgtgagatggctgaattacaAGCGTTTAAAACctaaccacttttcgttacacacCATTTTCATTGAATTTGCAAAGTTCCCTCCATACTGAAATCAAAGCCGCAGTCCTACgacaaaagttaaaaaaatgaaaacttcagGTTATGATGGATTTTTCAACATActtcttaaaaacctttttGAAATCACCTTGAGATATCTGGTCAAAATATTGAACAAATGTATTGAATTTGTATTTCCTGAAAGACAaaaaatgccaaggttattcctattCTAAGAATTCTATTTTGCTTCTTGAACAGTTAGGATTTGGTATTGGACATTCAATTACTCATCAACTTGCTGGAGTATTTAGCATGATAAAGAcaattcaattttccaattaatATAATAAGGATAATTACAAATTATCTTACTTATCGAACCTCACAAGTATCTTATCATAATTGTAAtactaataagctacccgttgaAGCAAGCGTCCCTCAAGGGTCAACCGTCGCTCCAATCCTATATGAGCgatcgaaaataaaagtcgcaaggccAACCCGGACAGAAATGTATATCGGAATTGATTGTAGAAACATTAAATTCACAACTGTTTTGATTGTTAACTGCATTTTTCACTATAACATCAATGTTATTGTTTTATAAAGAACTCTTCAGTTAAATCTTGCAAAATTGAACCCCTGTTTCACCATAATATACCGAAATCAATCACATGTTGTTTCtcatattattaatttataagtTATAAAACGTTGTTTAGAAGTAGTTTACCATTTATTAAATTCTTTTCTAATCTCTCCACGGCGCAAAATCAACTTTACAAACATACATTTTATCAGATACAGTGATTCTAATACATTTTTGTAAACTATCATCGACTTTAATTATATTTAGGCTATCAGAAAATATTTTACCACATACAAAGCAATCGCGATCTTCAAGAATGGTAATTTTaacatataaaaaaaatgtttcagatTCTTTTGAAAGAATTTGTCTTACAATGCCGTAAACATAACGTTCTCCCGTTTTAAATGCAAATGTTGAATCAGAGCGCACTTTTTTCGAACCTATGGGCCACTCCCGAtctggattgaaaaaaaatctatcacGGTGAAATCTATTTTGAGTCCAGAATAACTTTTCTGGATAAATATTAACTATGCAAGCAGGCAATGCAATAAGCGATTTGCTTTTAACAGTTTTGATGTTCTTCTGATTATCTAATGTATTACAAAATTGCCTAACAGTTTTGCTAACTGATATCAATTGAGTTGAATGAAACCGTTCATGAAACAGAACGCATCTCATTGCAATTTGTAAAATTGGGCTGCTTGGACCTTTTACAAACTTTTTAAGTACTCCATTAATgtcttcaaaacaaaacaacgaGAATGCCCATAAAGGTCCAAAATTTCGCACACAATTAGGTATATGGGTCAAAAGATGCACATTATATGTCATGTTCACAGGACCGTACAATAATTGAAAGTTTTTTACAAAATGACATAACTTTGTTTCACACTCGTTAATTATTTGTTCGTCCAGTGCTTTACATAACAATGTTTTAATCATGGTTATAAGAATACAAAAATGATCGTAATATTTTTGTGGCAATACATTTATCAAGCAAACTGAACTGTAAATTAATAACCAATTCTGCCATTCATTCGCCTTCCACGAATTGCGATCGGAAAATTTTCGAGCATTCCGTGATGATTCATGAAAAGGGTTTATAGACTCTAAAATACtatcaatttaattcaattgtggCCTTATATAAAACTCCGCATGTGTTTCCTCAGTCCACAACTTTGCCATTTGCTTACAAACTCCAAGTAAGACACAGTGCATATAATCTACTGGGTAACACTCAACTATATCGAACTTTGGTATACTAATTAACGCAGATATACCCTTTATGCCATTTACACATTCTCCACGCTGATTATATAAGACCATTGCCTTTAGTACATCACTGTTCAATCTAGGAGGAATATTTTCTAAGTAGGTGTATCGAATTTGCTTAGAATCTACCAATGTTCCGGGAtgagtgcaataactacaggcTTCGTAACCATTGAATTGTTTTATCTGTTGAATTTTAGATCGTGCAACACTATCTACACAGCAGCAAACTGTTGAAATAGTACATTTGATATCATTATTGAGTTGCAACCCATTATCTGCTAGCTTCTGTAATTCAAAGAGAAAAGGTCGTAGAAAAATGTTGAGATCTGGTTCTTCGTGAGACAGCCATAATGCTGCGATTATTGAATTTCTCCGTGAATATCTTGCTGCAGGTGGTAGTTCATTTATAGTTATAATAAGCGGCCATAACGATCGTTTAGTATTGGAATTGAACAGGGCAATCCCATCGGTATTGAAAGTTAAGCTTATGCCCGTCTTCTGGTATCCCacagaactacgaatgattttTCCATGCACTATGTCTTTTATTGCATTTTGCGCTTTGCTCGattgtttgtatttttcaaTGGAAGCCCAATGCTTCACAAGAATGTTTCTGAGGTTCGACACCCAGtcgaaatatataaaaaatattttttcgcagCTGCTACAATTCATGCAGCACTCTAAGTTTTCTTCACCGAGATAAAGACCGCAGCTCTGGCACAGATAATGTCGCTTGTAATTTTGTGTTGCGCAGGAGGATAAGAAGGAATGAAACGTTTCAGGAAGCGACTTGAAACCGATAATAACATTAATCATTCGCAAGAGATCTTCCATTGCGCAATTCGATAAGTTATGGCGCATAAACATGTTCATGAGCATCAACATCATTTCAGTTTTGGTGATGGTTAAGTTTGGGTGAAGTAAATCCTCTTCTTCGACGTTTTTGTTCTGAAATAAAAAGCTTACATAGTACGCTCAATAAATTATACCATCTCGTtaacacagataacagacgtttaggtactacatttttttttaaatcaataatCTTGCCAAACGAAGCACTTTAAATTTGTGATTGACTACATAATctctctttgattttagtcacatgcTTTTTTTGAAATAGCAGATATAAGtatatttcatatttcgaaTATGAGCCTAAAGGTCCGTTAAATATGCTgttacccagtaaagttcagcctgaaatgagccggaattccggctggttccagtcgGTATTCCGGctgcagtgacacaaccgattctaacggttgtgtcactggagccggtgtactaactggaaccagtcggaattccggctcatttccggttgaactttactgggtaatATCATTAATCAAGGTTCTTCAATATACATAATTTCTGACGATTTACCTCTGCATACTCGGTATGCTGACATTCCTCTGATTCGGATGGCCAGCTTTCATTTGATGCAGAATCCGTATCAGTTTCCGGACTGGAGTCAGAATCTTGATTATAGTTTTTTTCATATTGTATTTCAGGTTCATTGTTTTCTTCGTCGTCTTCTGCTACATTATCGCTAACAGTTGAGTTACTATATCCACTACTAATGTGTTGAATTAATGACACGTAATCGTCTTCATCCTATTGAATTAAATAGATATTAGATCAAACAAAACAAAGCTCATGATATTTCCAATCTAAAATTACCCCTTGTCCTGGCTCCGACAACCTTCTGTGCCCTGAAGAAATCCTGGGTGTTGTTGCTATGTTGACAAGAGCTTCATTTCGTTTTAtctgttgaaaaatatttcttatacttaatttaatttgaaaattgTATTTGTTTACCTGGTTATATCTTCTGCCATACGGAATTCCAATGTTCTTGTGATAAAGTTTATTATGCCTAGAATTTCTCATGGCTGGCTTGAGTTAAAACTGCACGATACACCTTTAATAAACTCCCGTATATATTCTGAAATTGTtggattttcgaaaatttccatatttttattgtattagTGCATCAAAATAAATACACGATGAAAAAGAATTTATATTTATTCTACTCTACAACTTAAGATTTTTTACATACAGAAAGGCATTGTAAATTTagtattttacaacaaaaatcattGTGAGTTAACTTCATATTGTAACCAATATTTTTAGAGTGTAGCATGATGTAAGTGTTGGTGAGATTCGTAGCGATTTTTctatagcggaccctacacgggcaaaatattgataataaaataattttgatcaatatattgatggtgtaaggcTATTTGGAAATACTGATTCTGTAAAAATTAAATAGGATTGATGTATGTATTGAAATTGACTtggtaatatttttattgacaatattcttgtctcgtgTAGGATCCGTTTATGAGGAGCCTAAGCGTCACCGACATTTGCTTTTGATAATTTCCAGGCGGTGAAAACATGGGTCGTGCAAAAAAAGGTAACTCGTTTTAAATTCATCTATAAAAATGCAATCAAATCTTTTTCATCTCTCTCTAGCAACAACCGAAGCCGTCAAATCCAAGTGGCCATCCAAAACAGGGCAAAGCGGAAGATTCCGGAAGCCGAAGCCTCTGGGTAGGTAtttattaggtttgttccagcaTTTCATTTGTAACTTTTCGGAGTTAAATAACATCCTCATGTTGTTTACTCTGTTTCCCAGTAAGTTTAGCCGGAATTCGGGTTGGATGTAGTTAGTATTCCAGTTCCAATGACACAACCGATTATAATCGGCTGTGTCACTGGTGCCGGAATACTAACTataaccagccagaattccagctcATTATCTGGTTGAACTTTACTGAGTTGCTACCGGAGATATACAGGATAGAGAAAGCGAATATACGGAGAGCTGTTCTTTGTTTACTCCGATCCTCCTTCTGGAAGTTGATACAAATACATAGTTGAACCAGTGCAATTAGGAATCATCTGCATATGACTCCCGTGATCTAGTGTTGaaaattgaactgaaaaatgATTATATCTCTTgagaaaattcaaaataaactGGCCACCACAGATTTCGGAGGTAcactgaacaaaaaacttttctATTCGGTTGTAGCTGTACCTAACGAGTCACAGTTCGTTTCGTCCGGTATTTCCTGGGTAGATTTCCTAATTGTGTGTTCCCGAAATTCGTGAGCATGTGTGGAACAAAGCAACAATAATGACAGTGAACAAAAGATGTCATATGCAGATGGTTTCATAAGCGCTTTTTCGAACTTAactcaaaatattgatttctatCTGTTTATATCAGAGGTCGAACCGACTTCGAAAATTTTGAGAACGAGGCAAACTAACGGACAGCGCCAGTCAGCCAAACAAATGAACGAGAAACATCTTCAATCGATGGTAAGAAAACAACAATAATTCTTTCATATGTGAATGGTATATAATAGATAAATCCCTATTTCTTTCCATACTCATGTACTTATTCTCTTTTCAATTTCTTTATAGCTAGCCGAAAAACTTAAACAACAAAGCATATGCTTGAGCAGCAGTGGACATATGATGGTGACTATTCCGGAAGACGTCTCGCTTTGCTCCAGCTGCCCTGGAACCTCATGCGATCCGCTGGATCTCGGAACCACATCGCCAGTTGTGAATCCAGAACCCGAAATAGCGAATGATGCGGAACGCTTCCCGGTTCCAATTTCGATAAAAGAAGAAACTTTGAACACATTGAATAGCGATCGAGGAGATGGTTCAGATACTGAGACCGAAGGAAGCATTGAAGAAGCCGAAAATACATGTGGTACAGATTCATCATTTCCAGTACCAGCAGAGAACGACAAATCTAGTTCTGCACAAGGCGATAACGCAAATGAAGCACAGTATTGGAAGACACGATACCAAAGTCAGGCGGCCATGGTAAAACGATTGTCAAAGCAACTACTTGAGCATCGAGTTAAACTCGCGCAACTGAAAGACTTGGTAGCCTTCCAGATGTCAGAGATAAGGGATCTAAAGATGGGAAAACAAAGCAGTGTAAGTTTCTACGAGTGTTCTACAATTTCAATCTTATTACATTTAATATTATTATAGAGcaacatttttattgttatttttgaatAGGTGTCAGATTAGTGTTTTCTTATACTTATTAATACTTCATCTTCATCTTCATCTTTATTTACAGGCATTTACCATTGAATCTGGAATCGATATAACGATTGAGCAAATAGAGTCCATCCACTTGGAATCGAAAGCAACTGCTATCTTTGCCCAGAAGTTAGCGATGTTTTTTATGGGGCAGATGAACTACGCCGACGTCGAGTAACTTCAAAGGGTGGTGATCCAACAATGCTACCAATATCACCAAAGAAGTTAAAATTCATCCATAGTTAGCATTTCAGTATTTGAATAGTATTCGCCACTAATCAATCTATTTTCAGACAAAGCGCGACAACGAGCTGCCAAAGTGGTAGGGGTTGATGCCTACGAAACTATTTTATTGGATGCAGATAAAGCTACGCTTAATAGAGCACTGGCAACTAAGATCGCAAATCTGCGCAAGGCAGTAGTATATGCGAATCGCAAATATAAAACCGCGGTTTAATTTTCTGGTATTCCTTTCCCAAGGATTTTATctaaatattttcttatattaATTTCAAATTCACACGTCTGCAAGAAGCAGTAGTttatgttattatttttttacgaaaaagttTTATTTAAGAATAAAAGTTACACAAATAAGCAAAAATGATATTTGGTATCTATATAATTCCAAAAGCAACTTTTATAGTAAAATCGCTGTAAAACGATCCTACAATTCACAACTAAAATGATACGAAATACAATGTAAAACAACGTTTTGTCCAGAAAAATCTACAATGATACAACTATATAAAGCATTGTTATCAGGTTTAAAATGTATGGGAAAAagtccattttttcattgttacatcACTTAACGACCCccctttttcgatgtaataatAATGTTTACAACGAAACTGGATGTAGAAACatcaaatttcattattttttcattgcaaatttttcagtacttccaatttttttataaCGCTTTTCACTGTAATGTAACAATGAAAATTGTTGTAAT carries:
- the LOC131691354 gene encoding uncharacterized protein LOC131691354 isoform X1; its protein translation is MQSNLFHLSLATTEAVKSKWPSKTGQSGRFRKPKPLEVEPTSKILRTRQTNGQRQSAKQMNEKHLQSMLAEKLKQQSICLSSSGHMMVTIPEDVSLCSSCPGTSCDPLDLGTTSPVVNPEPEIANDAERFPVPISIKEETLNTLNSDRGDGSDTETEGSIEEAENTCGTDSSFPVPAENDKSSSAQGDNANEAQYWKTRYQSQAAMVKRLSKQLLEHRVKLAQLKDLVAFQMSEIRDLKMGKQSSAFTIESGIDITIEQIESIHLESKATAIFAQKLAMFFMGQMNYADVE
- the LOC131691354 gene encoding uncharacterized protein LOC131691354 isoform X2, producing MGRAKKATTEAVKSKWPSKTGQSGRFRKPKPLEVEPTSKILRTRQTNGQRQSAKQMNEKHLQSMLAEKLKQQSICLSSSGHMMVTIPEDVSLCSSCPGTSCDPLDLGTTSPVVNPEPEIANDAERFPVPISIKEETLNTLNSDRGDGSDTETEGSIEEAENTCGTDSSFPVPAENDKSSSAQGDNANEAQYWKTRYQSQAAMVKRLSKQLLEHRVKLAQLKDLVAFQMSEIRDLKMGKQSSAFTIESGIDITIEQIESIHLESKATAIFAQKLAMFFMGQMNYADVE